The Planococcus liqunii genome includes a region encoding these proteins:
- a CDS encoding MalY/PatB family protein, which produces MKYNFDEMINRRGTYSLKWDGADLIKEFGLTERYDEDTIPLFTADMDLPVPQPLVDALHKTVDHRIFGYTVFPEEYYEAIESWFLKRHDWKVSKQDIVFSPGTVHALNVAVKAFTKPGDGILIQRPVYPPFTGAIEGNERVVVNSALVAGNDQYYTIDFADFEEKAKDDNTKMFILCHPHNPTGRVFTTEELRKMAEICARHGVLIVADEIHGDLIRQDQKFIPMAKAAGNTDNLITLTAINKTFNVAGLHCTNVIIQNEDLRATFATEMGMQLPSPFTVAALIAVYNEGEDWLEQLKAYIDGTMHYVKDFFAKEMPQVNVYIPEGTYVLWLDFSGYGINAEEIHDRIYNKANVLLEDGGMFGEEGLLYQRICIPSPRPLIQEALERIAKEFKDLPVKSTVEN; this is translated from the coding sequence ATGAAATACAATTTTGATGAAATGATCAACCGCCGAGGCACGTATTCCTTAAAGTGGGACGGCGCTGACTTGATCAAAGAATTCGGCTTAACTGAGCGCTACGATGAAGACACAATTCCGTTGTTTACAGCCGATATGGACTTGCCGGTGCCGCAGCCTTTGGTGGATGCCTTACATAAAACCGTGGACCACCGGATTTTCGGCTACACGGTATTTCCGGAAGAATATTACGAAGCGATCGAATCGTGGTTTCTGAAACGCCACGACTGGAAAGTGAGCAAGCAGGACATCGTTTTCAGCCCCGGCACGGTTCATGCGCTGAATGTTGCGGTCAAAGCCTTTACGAAGCCTGGCGACGGGATCTTGATCCAGCGGCCGGTCTATCCGCCGTTCACCGGTGCAATTGAAGGAAACGAACGGGTCGTTGTCAACAGCGCGCTTGTGGCAGGAAACGACCAGTACTATACCATCGATTTTGCGGATTTTGAAGAAAAAGCGAAAGATGACAATACGAAGATGTTCATCCTTTGCCATCCGCATAATCCGACGGGACGTGTCTTTACCACAGAAGAACTGCGCAAAATGGCGGAAATTTGTGCGCGCCATGGTGTCTTGATTGTGGCGGACGAAATCCACGGCGACCTAATCCGCCAAGACCAGAAGTTCATCCCGATGGCAAAAGCCGCAGGCAATACCGATAATTTGATCACTTTGACGGCCATCAATAAAACCTTCAATGTAGCGGGTCTGCATTGTACGAACGTCATAATCCAAAATGAAGATTTGCGTGCAACGTTCGCCACTGAAATGGGTATGCAGCTGCCTTCTCCATTTACAGTTGCGGCTTTGATCGCCGTCTATAATGAAGGCGAAGACTGGCTCGAGCAGCTGAAAGCGTATATCGACGGCACGATGCATTACGTCAAAGACTTTTTCGCGAAGGAAATGCCGCAAGTGAACGTGTATATTCCGGAAGGGACGTATGTTTTATGGCTCGATTTCAGCGGCTATGGCATCAATGCGGAGGAAATCCACGACCGCATCTACAACAAAGCCAATGTGCTCCTCGAAGACGGCGGCATGTTCGGTGAAGAAGGCCTGTTGTATCAGCGAATCTGCATTCCGTCGCCGCGTCCGCTGATCCAGGAAGCACTTGAACGGATTGCAAAAGAGTTCAAGGATTTACCGGTGAAAAGCACCGTCGAAAACTAA